One Stenotrophomonas oahuensis genomic region harbors:
- the speA gene encoding arginine decarboxylase → MTDWSLDQARKTYSIPHWADGYFDVDPAGHMVVRPTGQDGPVVSLPTIVDSARAAGAKLPLLVRFPDILGQRLGKLQAAFGQAQADWDYAGGYTAVYPIKVNQHRGVAGTLASHHGEGFGLEAGSKPELMAVLALSRPGGLIVCNGYKDREYIRLALIGRKLGLQTFIVIEKPSELKLVLEESKALDVKPGLGVRMRLASLGAGKWQNSGGDKAKFGLSPRQLLDLWKSLRDTEYADCLSLLHFHMGSQISNVRDIANGMREATRYFVELSRLGAKITHVDVGGGLGVDYEGTRSRSFCSINYGLNAYASNIVQPLANACEEHGLTPPRIVTECGRAMTAHHAVLIANVSEVEQAQEGRVPDAHDDEPAAIRHLREIHEELDQRPAVELFQEAQHFHAEGLASYALGQIDLPQRARIDDLFYAIAHGVRARLSYDEKSHRPALDELNERLVDKYFVNFSVFESIPDAWAIDQVFPIVPIERLNEVPDRRGIIADMTCDSDGMVKTYVENESLDTSLPLHAMKPGESYRIGFFMVGAYQEILGDIHNLFGDTDAVEVVADADGYAITQQRRGDTTDVMLDYVGYRLDDLRAAYAERVAAAKLEPARAQELSEALEAGLTGYTYLSDEPLV, encoded by the coding sequence ATGACCGATTGGTCCCTCGACCAAGCCCGTAAGACCTACTCGATTCCGCATTGGGCGGATGGCTACTTCGACGTGGATCCGGCGGGGCATATGGTGGTGAGACCGACGGGGCAGGACGGCCCGGTGGTGTCCTTGCCCACGATTGTGGATTCGGCCCGTGCGGCCGGGGCCAAGCTGCCGCTGCTGGTGCGCTTCCCGGACATCCTCGGCCAGCGCCTGGGCAAGCTGCAGGCGGCGTTTGGCCAGGCCCAGGCCGACTGGGACTACGCCGGCGGCTACACCGCCGTGTACCCGATCAAGGTCAACCAGCACCGCGGCGTGGCCGGCACCCTGGCCAGCCATCATGGCGAGGGCTTCGGCCTGGAAGCGGGCAGCAAGCCCGAGCTGATGGCCGTGCTGGCGTTGTCGCGCCCGGGCGGGCTGATTGTCTGCAACGGCTACAAGGACCGCGAGTACATCCGCCTGGCCCTGATCGGCCGCAAGCTCGGCCTGCAGACCTTCATCGTCATCGAGAAGCCCTCCGAGCTGAAGCTGGTGCTGGAGGAGTCCAAGGCGCTGGACGTGAAGCCGGGCCTGGGCGTGCGCATGCGCCTGGCCTCGCTGGGCGCAGGCAAGTGGCAGAACAGCGGCGGCGACAAGGCCAAGTTCGGGCTGTCGCCGCGCCAGCTGCTGGACCTGTGGAAGTCGCTGCGCGACACCGAGTACGCCGACTGCCTGAGCCTGCTGCACTTCCACATGGGCTCGCAGATCTCCAACGTGCGTGACATTGCCAACGGCATGCGCGAAGCCACCCGGTACTTCGTGGAACTGTCGCGCCTGGGCGCGAAGATCACCCACGTCGACGTCGGCGGCGGTCTGGGCGTGGACTACGAAGGCACCCGTTCGCGCAGCTTCTGCTCGATCAACTACGGCCTGAATGCTTACGCCAGCAACATCGTGCAGCCGCTGGCCAATGCCTGCGAAGAGCACGGCCTGACCCCGCCGCGCATTGTCACCGAGTGCGGCCGCGCGATGACCGCGCACCACGCGGTGCTGATTGCCAACGTCTCTGAAGTGGAGCAGGCGCAGGAAGGCCGCGTGCCGGATGCGCATGACGACGAGCCGGCGGCGATCCGCCACCTGCGCGAAATCCACGAGGAACTGGACCAGCGCCCGGCGGTGGAACTGTTCCAGGAAGCCCAGCACTTCCATGCCGAAGGCTTGGCCAGCTACGCGCTGGGCCAGATCGACCTGCCGCAGCGTGCGCGTATCGACGACCTGTTCTATGCCATCGCGCATGGCGTGCGTGCGCGCCTGAGCTACGACGAAAAGAGCCACCGCCCGGCGCTGGACGAACTCAACGAACGCCTGGTCGACAAGTACTTTGTCAACTTCAGCGTGTTCGAGTCGATTCCCGATGCCTGGGCGATCGATCAGGTGTTCCCGATCGTGCCGATCGAGCGCCTGAACGAAGTGCCTGACCGCCGCGGCATCATCGCCGACATGACCTGCGACTCCGACGGCATGGTCAAGACCTATGTGGAAAATGAGAGCCTGGACACCTCGCTGCCGCTGCACGCGATGAAGCCGGGCGAAAGCTACCGCATCGGGTTCTTCATGGTCGGCGCGTACCAGGAAATCCTGGGCGACATCCACAACCTGTTCGGCGATACCGACGCAGTGGAAGTGGTGGCCGATGCGGATGGCTATGCGATCACCCAGCAGCGTCGTGGCGACACCACCGACGTGATGCTGGATTACGTGGGCTACCGTCTGGACGACCTGCGTGCGGCCTACGCCGAACGTGTGGCGGCGGCGAAGCTGGAGCCGGCGCGTGCGCAGGAGCTGTCCGAGGCGCTGGAGGCCGGGTTGACCGGTTATACGTATTTGTCCGACGAACCGTTGGTGTGA
- a CDS encoding RIO1 family regulatory kinase/ATPase → MNTPAPSCVDDTAPALLLKRGERLLEPDVYRTCLNGQPAVVKDYTRYKGTPLSLVARLLVRREASMLKRLSGWKHAPALLGTIGGLALGMEFIPGQTLSAATSVGVEVFEQLQFALSRLHAAGITHNDLHGTNVMVNGGVPVLVDFTSAWRSPRWLPVHPVSRQLRRSDMKNLLKMRQRLTGERPTESQAALVADPRWVAGVRVAWKRFYRWFKGV, encoded by the coding sequence ATGAATACTCCTGCTCCCTCGTGTGTCGATGACACCGCCCCGGCCCTGTTGCTCAAGCGTGGCGAACGCCTGCTGGAACCGGACGTCTACCGCACCTGCCTGAACGGCCAGCCGGCCGTGGTCAAGGACTACACCCGCTACAAGGGCACCCCGCTGTCGCTGGTGGCGCGCCTGCTGGTGCGCCGTGAGGCCAGCATGCTCAAGCGCCTCAGCGGCTGGAAGCACGCCCCGGCCCTGCTCGGTACGATCGGCGGCCTGGCCCTGGGTATGGAGTTCATTCCGGGCCAGACCCTGAGCGCGGCCACCTCGGTGGGCGTGGAGGTGTTCGAGCAGCTGCAGTTCGCGCTGAGCCGCCTGCATGCCGCCGGCATCACCCACAACGACCTGCACGGCACCAACGTGATGGTGAATGGCGGCGTGCCGGTACTGGTGGACTTCACCTCGGCCTGGCGCAGCCCGCGCTGGCTGCCGGTGCACCCGGTGTCGCGCCAGCTGCGCCGCAGCGACATGAAGAACCTGCTGAAGATGCGCCAGCGCCTGACCGGCGAGCGCCCGACCGAAAGCCAGGCGGCGCTGGTCGCCGACCCGCGCTGGGTAGCGGGCGTGCGGGTGGCCTGGAAGCGTTTCTACAGGTGGTTCAAGGGCGTTTGA
- a CDS encoding NAD(P)/FAD-dependent oxidoreductase: protein MDLKSGYPYWAIRNGLMHAFPPLQQDRHCDVLVVGGGISGALIANELCAHGHDVVLIEQRDIGWGSTAASTALLQYEIDTHLIDLADQYGESAAVLAYRACAEAIPALRAVAAGFRGVDCHPMHSLYYASKRRHGSVLEAECALRRKHGFDVTWLDRAKLQAQYGIDAPGAILSALAARVDPYQLTYRLLMRLAKAGCAVHDRTTLHTLQTTARGVNAITTEGTQIRARHVVLATGYAGQHWLKPRVARNRSSYAFITDPVDPDQLGALSNTMVWESARPYLYLRSTGDHRLLVGGEDDAVDVPARRDARVQGKARTLLKQVNQLFPDLPLQPAFSWGGTFAETADGLPFFGPHPQWGPRVLFAMAYGGNGITYSMVGAGLLRARIERRRHPLQALFGFERLR, encoded by the coding sequence ATGGACCTGAAAAGCGGTTATCCATACTGGGCCATCCGCAACGGGCTGATGCACGCCTTCCCGCCGTTGCAGCAGGATCGACACTGTGACGTGCTGGTGGTGGGCGGCGGGATCAGTGGTGCGCTGATCGCCAACGAACTCTGCGCGCACGGTCATGACGTGGTGTTGATTGAACAGCGCGACATCGGCTGGGGCAGCACCGCCGCCAGCACTGCGCTGCTGCAGTACGAGATCGATACCCACCTGATCGACCTGGCCGATCAGTACGGCGAGTCTGCCGCGGTACTGGCCTACCGCGCCTGCGCCGAGGCGATTCCGGCGCTGCGCGCCGTCGCCGCCGGCTTCCGCGGCGTGGACTGCCATCCGATGCACAGCCTGTACTACGCCAGCAAGCGCCGCCATGGGTCGGTGCTGGAAGCCGAATGTGCACTGCGCCGCAAACACGGGTTCGACGTGACCTGGCTGGACCGTGCCAAGCTGCAGGCGCAGTACGGCATTGATGCACCCGGCGCGATCCTGAGCGCGCTGGCGGCCCGCGTGGACCCGTACCAGCTCACCTACCGCCTGCTGATGCGGCTGGCCAAGGCCGGCTGCGCGGTACATGACCGCACCACGCTGCATACCCTGCAGACCACCGCGCGCGGGGTAAATGCCATCACCACCGAGGGAACGCAGATCCGTGCCCGGCATGTGGTGCTGGCCACGGGTTACGCTGGCCAGCACTGGTTGAAGCCGCGCGTGGCCCGCAACCGCAGCAGCTATGCCTTCATCACCGACCCGGTCGACCCGGACCAGCTCGGCGCGCTGTCCAATACGATGGTGTGGGAGTCGGCGCGGCCGTATCTGTACCTGCGCAGTACCGGCGACCACCGCCTGCTGGTGGGCGGCGAAGATGATGCGGTGGATGTGCCAGCCCGGCGCGATGCCCGGGTGCAGGGCAAGGCCCGCACGCTGCTGAAGCAGGTCAACCAGCTGTTCCCGGACCTGCCGCTGCAGCCGGCCTTTTCGTGGGGCGGCACGTTTGCCGAAACCGCCGACGGCCTGCCGTTCTTCGGCCCGCACCCGCAATGGGGGCCACGGGTGCTGTTCGCCATGGCCTACGGCGGCAACGGCATCACGTATTCCATGGTCGGGGCGGGGCTGCTGCGTGCGCGGATCGAGCGCCGCCGGCACCCGCTGCAGGCGCTGTTTGGCTTCGAGAGGCTGCGGTAG
- the ubiK gene encoding ubiquinone biosynthesis accessory factor UbiK, with protein MIDLNQIDDLARRLSDMVPPGLREQREELQATFKSALQAGLAKLDLVTREEFDVQRAVLLRTREKLEALEKTVAALEAGGNAPERPAP; from the coding sequence ATGATTGACCTCAACCAGATCGACGACCTGGCCCGCCGCCTGAGCGACATGGTGCCGCCGGGGCTGCGCGAGCAGCGTGAGGAACTGCAGGCCACCTTCAAGAGCGCCCTGCAGGCCGGCCTGGCCAAGCTGGACCTGGTCACCCGTGAAGAATTCGACGTACAGCGCGCGGTGCTGCTGCGCACCCGCGAGAAACTGGAAGCGCTGGAGAAGACCGTGGCCGCGCTGGAAGCCGGCGGCAACGCACCGGAGCGCCCGGCTCCGTAA
- a CDS encoding PepSY domain-containing protein, with translation MKTLMIAAALAATMTAAPAFAAELGAAEVQAKLRAAGYTQVHELERDDGMWEAEVTRADGSRDDVLIDPAKGEIFDSANGRAVLDAGRILDLAAKAGYTRITEVDRDGATWSLDAYNKNNQRVDVRMSGYDGRVLSSRRDGWWD, from the coding sequence ATGAAGACCCTGATGATTGCCGCCGCACTGGCCGCCACCATGACCGCCGCCCCGGCCTTCGCCGCCGAACTGGGCGCAGCCGAAGTGCAGGCCAAGCTGCGTGCCGCCGGCTACACCCAGGTGCACGAGCTGGAACGCGATGACGGCATGTGGGAAGCCGAAGTCACCCGTGCCGACGGCAGCCGCGATGACGTGCTGATCGACCCGGCCAAGGGTGAGATCTTCGATTCGGCCAACGGCCGTGCGGTGCTGGATGCCGGCAGGATCCTCGATCTGGCGGCCAAGGCCGGCTACACCCGTATCACGGAAGTGGACCGCGACGGGGCCACCTGGTCGCTGGATGCGTACAACAAGAACAACCAGCGCGTGGACGTGCGCATGAGCGGCTACGACGGCCGCGTGTTGAGCAGCCGTCGCGACGGCTGGTGGGACTGA
- a CDS encoding PepSY domain-containing protein, with protein MSPYALVLPLLLSATQDPMRVLDGNAREQQAVRQAVQQGRYVPLETVVRDALKRYPGKLLEVELDDDTYEIEILAPNGKVMELDYDARNGRLLKMEED; from the coding sequence ATGTCGCCCTACGCCCTTGTGCTGCCCCTGCTGCTCAGTGCCACCCAGGACCCCATGCGGGTGCTGGACGGCAACGCGCGCGAACAGCAGGCGGTGCGCCAGGCCGTGCAGCAGGGCCGCTATGTCCCGCTGGAGACGGTGGTGCGCGATGCACTCAAGCGCTACCCCGGCAAGCTGCTCGAGGTGGAGCTGGACGATGACACCTATGAGATCGAGATTCTCGCCCCCAACGGCAAGGTGATGGAGCTGGACTATGATGCGCGCAACGGCCGCCTGCTGAAGATGGAAGAGGACTGA
- the speE gene encoding polyamine aminopropyltransferase yields MTDNSNWYIEHFERTGSAIGYRITGKLDEVQSPFQKIEIFQTTDWGNLMTIDGAIMLTSKDNFFYHEMISHPVLFTHAAPKRVVIIGGGDCGTLREVLKHKGVESVTQCDIDEQVTRMAEKHFPELCDSNSDPRAELMFDDGVAYMANCPAGSVDVVIVDSTDPVGPGEGLFNKAFYESCFKALKDDGILVQQSESPLMQLALINEMRTEMGKAGFQSFKTLPFPQPCYPTGWWSVTLARKGQSSFDFRQADSASKSFDTLYYTAALHTGVLVTPPFVQAALKG; encoded by the coding sequence ATGACTGACAACAGCAACTGGTACATCGAGCATTTCGAGCGCACCGGCTCGGCCATTGGCTACCGCATCACCGGCAAGCTGGACGAGGTGCAGTCGCCGTTCCAGAAGATCGAGATCTTCCAGACCACCGACTGGGGCAACCTGATGACCATCGACGGGGCCATCATGCTGACCAGCAAGGACAATTTCTTCTACCACGAGATGATCAGCCACCCGGTGCTGTTCACCCACGCCGCGCCCAAGCGCGTGGTGATCATTGGCGGCGGTGACTGCGGCACCCTGCGCGAAGTACTGAAGCACAAGGGCGTGGAAAGTGTGACCCAGTGCGACATTGACGAGCAGGTCACCCGCATGGCCGAGAAGCACTTCCCGGAACTGTGCGATTCCAACAGCGACCCGCGCGCCGAGCTGATGTTCGATGACGGCGTGGCCTACATGGCCAACTGCCCGGCCGGCAGCGTGGACGTGGTGATCGTGGACTCCACCGACCCGGTCGGCCCGGGTGAAGGCCTGTTCAACAAGGCCTTCTACGAAAGCTGCTTCAAGGCGCTGAAGGACGACGGCATCCTGGTCCAGCAGTCCGAATCGCCGCTGATGCAGCTGGCGCTGATCAACGAAATGCGCACCGAAATGGGCAAGGCCGGCTTCCAGTCGTTCAAGACCCTGCCGTTCCCGCAGCCCTGTTACCCGACCGGCTGGTGGAGCGTGACCCTGGCGCGCAAGGGTCAGAGCAGCTTTGACTTCCGCCAGGCCGACTCGGCCTCCAAGAGCTTCGACACCCTGTACTACACCGCCGCGCTGCACACCGGCGTGCTGGTGACCCCGCCGTTCGTGCAGGCCGCGTTGAAGGGTTGA
- a CDS encoding sensor histidine kinase, giving the protein MKARSLRSRLLLAGGLGMVLVSALATWWLGALFESSARTALDARLGNDLVSVLSLAEVDANGQVQFRRELVNEDYRRVFSGAYWQVRTPKGQALAQSRSLWDGTLPVPQALQTGPARAFDSLGPLDQPLRVVAQQVTLPRAGTPLQVLVAADRSALDDQVSSFRQRTALALIVLVALWFAVLVSQVHYGLRPLAELRRIAAQVRNGENVRFPQQGLVKEVAPLADELNALLDHHGRMVQRARRSAADLAHALKTPLTVLATEAESDGSDWRQTLRGETARMQASIDRYLAVGVAADHQQRTPVGPVLDALCRLMQRVHGDRDVHFVCDVNAQGLFAGAREDLEEMLGNLLDNAGKWAAHSVEVKVRHEGNRMRFEVRDDGAGLPEEDLERVLGRGVRLDERASGSGLGLAIVADIAESYGGTLTLRNGAPGLVATLVLPAG; this is encoded by the coding sequence ATGAAGGCACGTTCACTGCGCAGCCGTCTGCTGCTGGCCGGCGGGCTGGGCATGGTGCTGGTGTCCGCGCTGGCCACCTGGTGGCTGGGCGCGTTGTTTGAAAGTTCGGCACGCACCGCGTTGGACGCCCGCCTGGGGAACGATCTGGTATCGGTGCTGTCGCTGGCGGAAGTGGATGCCAACGGCCAGGTGCAGTTCCGTCGCGAGCTGGTCAATGAGGACTACCGCCGGGTGTTCTCAGGTGCTTACTGGCAGGTGCGAACGCCGAAGGGACAGGCGCTGGCACAGTCGCGATCGCTGTGGGACGGCACGTTGCCTGTACCGCAGGCGCTGCAGACCGGTCCGGCGCGTGCCTTCGACAGCCTGGGCCCCCTCGACCAGCCGCTGCGCGTGGTGGCCCAGCAGGTGACCCTTCCACGTGCGGGCACGCCGCTGCAGGTGCTGGTTGCCGCTGATCGCAGCGCGCTGGACGACCAGGTCAGCAGCTTCCGTCAGCGCACTGCGTTGGCGCTGATCGTGCTGGTGGCGCTGTGGTTTGCGGTGCTGGTCAGCCAGGTGCATTACGGGCTGCGACCGCTGGCCGAGCTGCGCCGCATTGCCGCGCAGGTCCGCAACGGCGAGAACGTGCGGTTTCCGCAGCAGGGGCTGGTCAAGGAAGTGGCCCCGCTGGCGGATGAACTCAACGCCCTGCTCGACCATCACGGACGCATGGTGCAGCGCGCGCGACGTAGCGCGGCCGATCTGGCGCATGCCCTGAAGACCCCGTTGACCGTGCTGGCCACCGAAGCGGAGAGCGACGGCAGCGACTGGCGCCAGACGCTGCGCGGTGAAACCGCACGCATGCAGGCCAGCATTGACCGGTATCTGGCTGTCGGCGTGGCCGCTGATCACCAGCAGCGCACGCCGGTAGGCCCGGTACTGGACGCGTTGTGCCGGCTGATGCAGCGCGTGCATGGCGACCGCGACGTGCATTTTGTCTGCGACGTCAATGCACAGGGGCTGTTTGCCGGTGCGCGCGAGGACCTGGAAGAAATGCTGGGCAACCTGCTCGACAACGCGGGCAAGTGGGCGGCGCACAGCGTCGAGGTGAAGGTGCGCCATGAGGGCAACCGGATGCGCTTTGAGGTGCGCGATGATGGTGCGGGTTTGCCCGAAGAGGATCTTGAGCGCGTGCTCGGCCGCGGTGTGCGGCTGGATGAGCGTGCGTCGGGTAGTGGCCTGGGGTTGGCGATCGTGGCCGATATTGCCGAGAGCTATGGCGGTACGCTGACGTTGCGTAATGGTGCGCCCGGATTGGTAGCGACATTGGTGTTGCCGGCGGGGTGA
- a CDS encoding response regulator transcription factor, translating to MRLLLAEDDTVLADRLRTLLEEAGYVVLHSTDGSDAEYQGQVEDVAAAVVDLGLPGLDGLSVIERWRQAGRTFPVLVLTARSRWHDKLAGFDAGADDFLTKPFQPEELLLRLRALIRRSAGHASPRLSCGPLQLDVNAARFELDGVPLALSPQEYRILSYFMHHPDVVISRSRLGEHVYEAGFDPDSNTLDVLIGRIRRKLGSELIHTHRGQGFRLSAQP from the coding sequence ATGCGCCTGCTGCTTGCCGAGGACGACACGGTACTCGCAGATCGCCTGCGCACGCTGCTGGAAGAAGCCGGCTACGTGGTGCTGCACAGTACCGACGGCAGCGACGCCGAGTACCAGGGGCAAGTGGAGGACGTGGCTGCCGCAGTGGTCGACCTTGGCCTGCCGGGCCTGGACGGTCTGAGTGTGATTGAACGCTGGCGCCAGGCCGGCCGCACCTTTCCGGTGCTGGTGCTGACCGCCCGCAGCCGCTGGCACGACAAACTGGCCGGCTTCGATGCCGGTGCGGATGATTTCCTGACCAAACCGTTCCAGCCTGAAGAGCTGCTGCTGCGTCTGCGTGCGCTGATCCGCCGCAGTGCCGGCCACGCCAGCCCGCGTCTAAGCTGTGGTCCGCTGCAGCTGGACGTCAACGCGGCGCGTTTTGAACTGGATGGAGTGCCATTGGCGCTGAGCCCGCAGGAATACCGCATTCTGAGCTACTTCATGCATCACCCGGACGTTGTGATCAGCCGCTCGCGACTGGGCGAGCATGTCTACGAGGCTGGCTTCGATCCGGACTCCAACACCCTGGACGTGCTGATCGGGCGCATCCGCCGCAAGCTGGGCAGCGAGCTCATCCATACCCATCGCGGGCAGGGTTTCCGCCTGTCAGCACAGCCATGA
- a CDS encoding aspartyl/asparaginyl beta-hydroxylase domain-containing protein, with protein MIKIIVVALFVACVLYVHYRGKVRARWSRQLLDHSSFMAPINVVMYLFSKVPTTPFLDPGKEFPQLEPLRANWKMIRDEALALRDADKIAASSTYNDAGFNSFFRRGWKRFYLRWYGPSHPSAKALCPQTTALLESIPEVRAAMFAQLPPGSELRPHRDPFAGSLRLHLGLATPNDDGCYIEVDGIRKSWRDGEWMMFDETYIHHAHNETQQDRVILFCDIARPLRFGLPGLFNRAVAATLLAGGASPNLPGDPTGGVNKAFGGLYKVRLKAKALRAKSAFAYHAIKWGLVLAVIAGIWAL; from the coding sequence ATGATCAAGATAATTGTGGTGGCCCTGTTCGTGGCGTGCGTGCTGTACGTGCACTACCGCGGCAAGGTCCGGGCGCGCTGGTCGCGCCAGCTGCTGGACCATTCCAGCTTCATGGCTCCCATCAACGTGGTGATGTACCTGTTCTCCAAGGTGCCGACCACGCCGTTCCTGGACCCGGGCAAGGAGTTCCCGCAGCTGGAGCCGCTGCGCGCGAACTGGAAGATGATCCGCGACGAGGCGCTGGCGCTGCGCGATGCGGACAAGATCGCCGCCTCCAGCACCTACAACGACGCGGGCTTCAACTCGTTCTTCCGCCGTGGCTGGAAGCGCTTCTACCTGCGCTGGTACGGCCCCTCGCACCCGTCGGCCAAGGCGCTGTGCCCGCAGACCACGGCGCTGCTGGAGTCGATTCCCGAGGTGCGCGCAGCGATGTTCGCGCAGCTGCCGCCGGGCAGCGAGCTGCGTCCGCACCGCGACCCCTTTGCCGGCTCGCTGCGTCTGCACCTGGGGCTGGCCACGCCAAACGACGATGGTTGTTACATCGAAGTGGACGGCATCCGCAAAAGCTGGCGTGACGGCGAGTGGATGATGTTCGACGAAACCTACATCCACCACGCGCACAACGAGACCCAGCAAGACCGGGTGATCCTGTTCTGCGACATCGCGCGGCCGCTGCGTTTCGGGCTGCCGGGGCTGTTCAACCGCGCGGTCGCGGCCACGCTGCTGGCCGGCGGTGCCTCGCCGAACCTGCCGGGCGATCCCACCGGTGGGGTGAACAAGGCATTTGGCGGGCTGTACAAGGTGCGGCTGAAGGCCAAGGCGCTGCGCGCAAAGAGCGCGTTTGCCTACCACGCGATCAAGTGGGGCCTGGTGCTCGCGGTGATTGCGGGGATCTGGGCGCTGTAA
- a CDS encoding P-II family nitrogen regulator, protein MKMVMAVVKPFKLDDVREALAERGVTGITVTEVKGFGRQKGHTELYRGAEYVVDFLPKVKIEVAVTDTQVDEVVEAIVKAAGTGKIGDGKVFVYDLGSVVRIRTGELDADAL, encoded by the coding sequence ATGAAGATGGTCATGGCGGTGGTCAAGCCGTTCAAGCTCGACGACGTGCGCGAGGCGCTGGCCGAGCGTGGGGTTACCGGAATCACGGTGACCGAGGTCAAGGGTTTCGGTCGCCAGAAGGGGCATACCGAGCTGTACCGGGGCGCGGAATACGTGGTCGACTTCCTGCCCAAGGTGAAGATCGAGGTGGCGGTCACCGACACCCAGGTCGACGAGGTGGTGGAAGCCATCGTCAAGGCGGCCGGCACCGGCAAGATCGGCGACGGCAAGGTGTTCGTGTACGACCTGGGCAGCGTGGTGCGGATCCGCACCGGCGAGTTGGACGCGGACGCGTTGTAA
- a CDS encoding DUF6122 family protein yields MTARAIFHLFLHAAVPALLAWMFWRKRFLSAWSLLLLGWIIDLDHLLADPIYAPNRCSIGFHPLHTAPAIAVYAGLCVPKKTRLFGIGLMIHITLDAIDCWWMHAGR; encoded by the coding sequence GTGACCGCACGCGCGATCTTCCATCTGTTTCTCCACGCCGCAGTGCCTGCACTGCTGGCGTGGATGTTCTGGCGCAAGCGCTTCCTGTCGGCGTGGTCGTTGCTGCTGCTGGGCTGGATCATCGACCTGGACCACCTGCTGGCCGACCCGATCTACGCACCGAATCGCTGCAGCATCGGCTTCCATCCCCTGCATACCGCACCGGCGATTGCCGTGTACGCGGGGCTGTGCGTGCCGAAGAAGACGCGATTGTTCGGGATTGGATTGATGATCCACATCACGTTGGATGCCATCGATTGTTGGTGGATGCACGCGGGGCGTTGA